From a single Streptomyces liliifuscus genomic region:
- a CDS encoding S8 family peptidase, which yields MAVMRHARRRLAGISRVSGIAGIGTAALVAGLVSALPAQAAAGPEGRIQYAGAPDTIANSYIVTLHPDAAKSGSAEGRALAKEYGATIERTYKKALNGYAVEATEAEAKRFAADPAVASVVQNRVFSIETTQPNPPSWGLDRIDQAALPLNQSYTYDDTAGEGVTAYVIDTGVRITHTDFGGRASYGYDAVDNDNTAQDGHGHGTHVAGTVAGTAYGVAKKAKVVGVRVLNNSGSGTTAQVVAGIDWVTTNAVKPAVANMSLGGTVDTAIDTAVRNSITSGVTYAVAAGNETTNASTRSPARVTEAITVGATTSTDAKASYSNYGTVLDLFAPGSSITSAWGTGDSATNTISGTSMATPHVAGAAALYLADNPTATPAAVQTALVNSATTGVVTSPGTGSPNRLLKVGGGGTTPPPTGDLFENTADYAIADNSTANSPVTVSGVTGNAPAALSVPVNIVHTYIGDLQVQLIAPDGTAYTLKAYGTGGSTDNINTTYTVNASSEVANGTWTLRVSDNASLDTGYINSWGLQF from the coding sequence ATGGCAGTGATGCGTCATGCCCGGCGAAGACTCGCCGGGATCTCCCGTGTCTCCGGTATCGCGGGCATCGGTACGGCGGCCCTCGTCGCCGGTCTCGTCTCCGCCCTCCCGGCGCAGGCCGCCGCGGGCCCCGAAGGCCGGATCCAGTACGCCGGCGCGCCCGACACGATCGCGAACAGCTACATCGTGACGCTCCACCCGGACGCCGCGAAGTCCGGCTCGGCCGAGGGCAGGGCCCTCGCGAAGGAGTACGGCGCCACCATCGAGCGTACGTACAAGAAGGCGCTGAACGGTTACGCCGTCGAGGCCACCGAGGCCGAGGCGAAGAGGTTCGCCGCCGACCCGGCCGTCGCCTCCGTCGTCCAGAACCGCGTCTTCTCCATCGAGACGACCCAGCCCAACCCGCCCTCCTGGGGTCTCGACCGCATCGACCAGGCGGCCCTCCCGCTCAACCAGAGCTACACGTACGACGACACCGCCGGTGAGGGCGTCACCGCGTACGTCATCGACACCGGTGTCCGCATCACGCACACCGACTTCGGCGGCCGGGCCTCCTACGGCTACGACGCCGTCGACAACGACAACACCGCCCAGGACGGCCACGGCCACGGCACGCACGTGGCCGGCACGGTCGCGGGCACGGCGTACGGCGTCGCCAAGAAGGCGAAGGTCGTCGGCGTCCGCGTCCTCAACAACTCGGGCTCCGGCACCACCGCCCAGGTCGTAGCGGGCATCGACTGGGTGACGACCAACGCCGTCAAGCCGGCCGTCGCCAACATGAGCCTCGGCGGGACCGTCGACACGGCGATCGACACCGCCGTACGCAACTCCATCACTTCCGGCGTCACCTACGCCGTCGCGGCCGGCAACGAGACGACGAACGCCTCGACCCGCTCGCCCGCCCGCGTCACCGAGGCCATCACCGTCGGCGCCACCACCAGCACCGACGCCAAGGCCAGCTACTCCAACTACGGCACGGTCCTCGACCTCTTCGCCCCCGGCTCCTCCATCACCTCCGCCTGGGGCACGGGCGACTCCGCGACCAACACCATCTCCGGTACGTCGATGGCGACCCCGCATGTCGCCGGGGCCGCCGCGCTCTATCTGGCCGACAACCCGACCGCGACGCCGGCCGCCGTCCAGACCGCGCTGGTCAACTCGGCCACCACCGGGGTCGTCACCAGCCCCGGTACGGGCTCGCCCAACCGTCTGCTGAAGGTCGGTGGCGGCGGTACCACTCCGCCTCCGACGGGTGACCTCTTCGAGAACACCGCGGACTACGCGATCGCCGACAACTCCACGGCGAACTCTCCGGTCACGGTGAGTGGCGTCACCGGCAACGCGCCCGCCGCGCTGAGCGTGCCGGTGAACATCGTCCACACCTACATCGGTGACCTCCAGGTCCAGTTGATCGCTCCCGACGGGACGGCCTACACGCTGAAGGCGTACGGGACCGGGGGTTCGACGGACAACATCAACACCACGTACACGGTGAACGCCTCGTCCGAGGTCGCCAACGG
- a CDS encoding threonine synthase — MTPLPDCFCPVDGTRVPMDSLAWCCPVCRGPLDLDFAPTPASLKSLAGRVNSLWRYAECLPLSSPSVSLGEGRTPLVPLKDGVSAKLDFLMPTLSFKDRGAVLLAELALRLRPGRVVADSSGNAGTAVAAYCARAQLPCTVYVPDGTSAKKLEQIGAHGARLEVVPGDREAAARAAREAADADGTFYASHVFNPYFLHGTKTYVHELWEDLGGRLPEVIVVPVGNGTLLLGASLAIAELHAAGMIDRRPALYAVQSAAVAPLAHAWHEGADDLVGVTPAAPTFAEGIAIPRPPRARQILRAVRESGGTFLTVTEDQLRHAQRDLASQGLYVESTGVACWAAVREGVLGARTAVVPLCGAGLKTGLARS; from the coding sequence ATGACTCCCTTGCCGGATTGTTTCTGCCCGGTGGACGGCACGCGCGTCCCCATGGACTCGCTCGCGTGGTGCTGTCCGGTCTGCCGCGGCCCGCTCGACCTGGACTTCGCGCCCACGCCCGCCTCCCTCAAGTCCCTCGCGGGCAGGGTGAATTCCCTCTGGCGTTACGCGGAGTGCCTGCCCCTGTCGTCCCCCTCGGTGTCGCTCGGCGAGGGCCGCACCCCGCTGGTCCCGCTCAAGGACGGTGTTTCGGCCAAGCTGGACTTCCTGATGCCCACGCTCTCCTTCAAGGACCGCGGGGCCGTCCTCCTTGCCGAGCTGGCCCTGCGGCTGCGACCGGGCCGGGTCGTCGCGGACAGCAGCGGCAACGCGGGCACGGCGGTCGCCGCGTACTGCGCCAGGGCCCAACTGCCCTGCACGGTCTACGTGCCCGACGGCACGTCCGCGAAGAAGCTGGAGCAGATCGGGGCGCACGGGGCCCGCCTCGAAGTCGTCCCGGGCGACCGGGAGGCGGCGGCGAGGGCAGCCCGGGAGGCGGCGGACGCGGACGGCACGTTCTACGCCTCGCACGTCTTCAACCCGTACTTCCTGCACGGTACGAAGACATACGTCCACGAGCTGTGGGAGGACCTCGGCGGCCGGCTCCCCGAGGTGATCGTCGTCCCCGTCGGCAACGGCACGCTCCTGCTCGGCGCGTCCCTCGCGATCGCCGAGCTGCACGCGGCGGGCATGATCGACCGCAGGCCCGCCCTGTACGCGGTCCAGTCCGCCGCCGTCGCCCCGCTCGCCCACGCCTGGCACGAGGGCGCCGACGACCTGGTCGGTGTCACCCCGGCGGCCCCCACGTTCGCCGAGGGCATCGCGATCCCCCGGCCGCCGCGGGCCCGGCAGATCCTGCGCGCTGTCCGGGAGTCCGGCGGCACGTTCCTCACCGTGACGGAGGACCAGCTCCGCCACGCCCAGCGGGACCTTGCCTCGCAGGGTCTGTACGTGGAGTCGACGGGGGTGGCTTGCTGGGCGGCCGTACGGGAGGGGGTGCTGGGGGCGCGCACGGCCGTCGTGCCCCTGTGCGGGGCGGGCCTGAAAACGGGGCTCGCGCGTTCGTAG
- a CDS encoding DEAD/DEAH box helicase produces the protein MAEGEGAVDSPVPVGRRTRTVVARGERLRGLAHGVLDDHARAVDQVRTALAPVLAELVAQELEGIPVSRLKDVTEGRLRLGALEAAGLGSVRGVFDASRYELRQIPGVGAQTADQALAAARQIARAVEETVSVRIDVDHPEPRTTALVIALRRLVEAGPDLRRAVDAATELDRRFKLLLPAARPATGRLRMALTGRARRQSALAAVAELRALTGDAVARGVPMLLTQASTDLLRESASDAEAWVDFELKSPEYYSQLAEIAGSAPDVEAAEGFLPAEVADRVHAQGLDDTHRRVSLRGYQSFGARFALAQRRVVLGDEMGLGKTVQAIAVLAHLAADGHRHFLVVCPASVLINWTREIRSRSTLRAVPVHGPDRQEAYAEWRERGGVAVTTFDVLHSLPDPAKGVRGGRGAKGPAGIPAAVPAAPAALVVDEAHYVKNPEARRSRAVARWTDRCERVLFLTGTPMENRVEEFRTLVRYLQPELVPKIQGSDAVAGPHTFRRSVAPAYLRRNQQDVLTELPALVQVDEWEEFSAADMDAYREAVAAGNFMAMRRAAYAHAEKSAKLQRLRELVAEAAVNDLKVVVFSYFRDVLATVQQAVGESVLGPIAGGVPATRRQQLVDEFTAASGHAVLLCQIEAGGVGLNLQAASVVILCEPQVKPTLEHQAVARAHRMGQVRSVQVHRLLATDSVDDRLLRILESKSRLFDAYARRSDVAEATPDAVDVSDGTIARRIVEEEQQRLAAG, from the coding sequence ATGGCGGAGGGTGAGGGGGCGGTCGACAGCCCCGTACCGGTGGGGCGGAGGACCCGAACGGTCGTCGCGCGGGGCGAGCGGCTGCGCGGGCTCGCGCACGGAGTGCTCGACGATCACGCGCGGGCCGTCGACCAGGTGCGTACGGCCCTCGCGCCGGTCCTCGCCGAACTGGTCGCCCAGGAGCTGGAGGGCATCCCGGTCTCACGCCTGAAGGACGTCACCGAGGGACGGCTCAGGCTCGGGGCCCTTGAGGCGGCGGGGCTCGGATCGGTGCGCGGCGTGTTCGACGCGAGCCGGTACGAGCTGCGGCAGATACCGGGAGTCGGGGCACAGACCGCCGACCAGGCGCTCGCCGCCGCCCGGCAGATCGCCCGCGCGGTCGAGGAGACCGTGTCCGTACGGATCGACGTCGACCACCCCGAACCGCGGACCACCGCCCTCGTCATCGCACTGCGCAGGCTCGTCGAGGCCGGCCCCGACCTGCGCCGGGCCGTGGACGCCGCCACAGAACTCGACCGCAGGTTCAAATTGCTTCTCCCGGCGGCCCGTCCGGCCACCGGGCGGCTGCGGATGGCCCTCACGGGCAGGGCCAGGCGTCAGAGCGCCCTAGCCGCCGTCGCGGAACTGCGCGCACTGACGGGCGACGCCGTCGCCAGGGGCGTACCGATGCTGCTCACGCAGGCGTCCACCGACCTGCTGCGGGAGTCCGCGTCCGACGCCGAGGCGTGGGTGGACTTCGAGCTGAAGTCCCCGGAGTACTACAGCCAGCTCGCCGAGATCGCCGGGAGCGCGCCCGACGTCGAGGCCGCCGAGGGGTTCCTGCCTGCCGAGGTCGCGGACCGGGTGCACGCGCAGGGGCTCGACGACACCCACCGGCGGGTCTCGCTCCGCGGCTACCAGTCCTTCGGCGCGCGGTTCGCGCTCGCCCAGCGCCGGGTGGTGCTCGGCGACGAGATGGGCCTCGGCAAGACCGTCCAGGCCATCGCCGTCCTCGCGCACCTCGCCGCCGACGGGCACAGGCACTTCCTGGTGGTGTGCCCGGCGAGTGTACTGATCAACTGGACGCGCGAGATCCGCTCCCGCAGCACCCTGCGCGCGGTGCCCGTGCACGGGCCCGACCGGCAGGAGGCGTACGCCGAGTGGCGCGAGCGCGGTGGCGTCGCGGTCACCACCTTCGACGTGCTGCACAGCCTGCCGGACCCGGCGAAGGGGGTGCGGGGCGGTAGGGGTGCGAAGGGTCCGGCCGGGATCCCCGCCGCCGTACCCGCTGCCCCCGCCGCGCTCGTTGTCGACGAGGCCCATTACGTCAAGAACCCCGAGGCGCGTCGGTCCCGGGCCGTCGCGCGGTGGACCGACCGGTGCGAGCGCGTCCTGTTCCTCACGGGTACGCCGATGGAGAACCGCGTCGAGGAGTTCCGCACCCTCGTCCGCTACCTCCAGCCCGAGCTGGTGCCGAAGATCCAGGGCAGCGACGCCGTCGCGGGCCCGCACACGTTCCGCAGGTCCGTCGCCCCCGCCTATCTGCGGCGCAACCAGCAGGACGTGCTCACCGAACTGCCCGCGCTCGTCCAGGTAGACGAGTGGGAGGAGTTCAGCGCCGCCGACATGGACGCCTACCGCGAGGCGGTCGCCGCCGGGAACTTCATGGCGATGCGCAGAGCCGCGTACGCGCACGCCGAGAAGTCGGCGAAGCTCCAGCGGTTGCGCGAGCTCGTGGCGGAAGCCGCCGTGAACGATCTGAAGGTGGTCGTCTTCTCCTACTTCCGGGACGTCCTCGCCACCGTCCAACAGGCCGTCGGTGAAAGCGTGTTGGGGCCGATCGCGGGTGGTGTGCCCGCCACCCGGCGGCAGCAGCTCGTCGACGAGTTCACGGCCGCGTCCGGGCACGCCGTGCTGCTCTGCCAGATCGAGGCCGGCGGTGTCGGCCTCAACCTCCAGGCCGCGTCCGTCGTGATCCTCTGCGAGCCGCAGGTCAAGCCGACCCTGGAGCACCAGGCCGTCGCCCGCGCCCACCGCATGGGGCAGGTCCGCTCGGTCCAGGTGCACCGGCTCCTCGCCACGGACAGCGTGGACGACCGGCTGTTGCGCATCCTGGAGAGCAAGTCCCGCCTCTTCGACGCGTACGCCCGCCGCAGTGACGTCGCCGAGGCGACGCCGGATGCGGTCGATGTGTCGGACGGGACGATTGCTCGGCGGATCGTGGAGGAGGAGCAGCAGCGGTTGGCCGCGGGGTGA
- a CDS encoding rhomboid family intramembrane serine protease, with protein MAYGPYGVAVPAPVSRGERVKNAALLTGGWVALLWVLEAIDVATGHALDTFGITPREFGELRDIVPAAFVHFGWDHLAANSVPLLLLGFLAALSGIRRFLAVVTVTILVSGLGVWLTASEHSITAGASGVVFGLFGYLLVRGFVDRRIGDVVIGLVVGAVYGSILWGVLPTTAGVSWQGHLFGLIGGVASAFVFRRPRDARI; from the coding sequence ATGGCGTACGGGCCGTACGGCGTGGCTGTTCCCGCGCCGGTGTCGCGCGGTGAGCGGGTCAAGAACGCGGCCCTGTTGACGGGCGGCTGGGTCGCCCTGCTCTGGGTGCTGGAGGCCATCGACGTGGCGACGGGCCACGCCCTGGACACGTTCGGCATCACGCCGCGTGAATTCGGCGAGCTGCGGGACATCGTGCCCGCCGCCTTCGTGCACTTCGGCTGGGACCATCTCGCGGCGAACAGCGTGCCGTTGCTGCTCCTCGGCTTCCTCGCCGCGCTGTCCGGGATCCGCCGCTTCCTCGCCGTCGTCACCGTGACGATCCTCGTCAGCGGTCTGGGCGTCTGGCTCACCGCGTCCGAACACTCCATAACCGCGGGCGCGTCCGGCGTCGTCTTCGGTCTCTTCGGCTATCTGCTGGTCCGCGGCTTCGTGGACCGCCGTATCGGTGACGTGGTCATAGGGCTCGTGGTCGGCGCGGTCTACGGCTCGATCCTGTGGGGCGTACTGCCGACGACGGCCGGAGTCAGCTGGCAGGGGCATCTCTTCGGCCTCATCGGCGGAGTGGCCTCGGCGTTCGTGTTCCGCCGGCCCCGCGACGCCCGCATCTAG